The proteins below are encoded in one region of Apium graveolens cultivar Ventura chromosome 4, ASM990537v1, whole genome shotgun sequence:
- the LOC141718553 gene encoding uncharacterized protein LOC141718553: MSTAKRGPPKHQNKFAWKPKAGVKINETEVGGKFRPYSEITGVCPRCKDQIEWKRKYGKYKPLSEPAKCQKCSKRAVRQAYHNLCTACAKDHNVCAKCSRQVNRIVGRDITEVEAEQKMLEEAINNAREREKRTLLRAMNKAKLESSAAKAPTTDASKVGDLFTAASLDEYAEISRDDEDDSCNDEAQILD; encoded by the exons ATGAGCACCGCCAAGCGAGGACCTCCTAAACACCAAAACAAATTCGCGTGGAAACCCAAAGCCGGCGTCAAGATCAACGAAACC GAAGTTGGTGGCAAGTTCAGACCTTACTCTGAGATAACCGGCGTTTGCCCACGTTGTAAAGATCAAATTGAATGGAAGCGTAAATACGGCAAATACAAACCCCTCTCTGAACCCGCTAAATG TCAGAAATGTTCCAAACGTGCTGTTCGTCAggcttatcataatttatgtaCTG CTTGTGCCAAGGACCATAATGTGTGCGCCAAATGTTCTCGTCAAGTTAATAGAATTGTCGGAAG AGACATTACAGAAGTGGAAGCTGAACAGAAGATGCTTGAGGAG GCTATTAATAATGCCAGAGAAAGGGAAAAGAGGACCCTGCTTCGCGCT ATGAACAAAGCGAAATTGGAGTCATCTGCAGCAAAAGCCCCAACTACTGATGCTTCCAAGGTAGGGGACTTATTTACAGCTGCATCCCTAGATGAATATGCAGAAATTAGCAGAGATGACGAAGATGATAGCTGTAATGATGAAGCCCAGATTCTCGACTGA
- the LOC141718554 gene encoding uncharacterized protein LOC141718554, with amino-acid sequence MMRFHHGLKCLTSDVAIGWNKNNKLRCIVTTCRAVVLPRFGGADVMEIRDDVSVPSLKPNEVLVRARAVSVNPLDTRMRAGYGRSIFKPLLPLILGRDVSGEVADVGSSVKSLCVGQEVFGALHPTAVRGTYADYVILSEDKLAPKPSSISHVEASAIPFAALTAWRALKSTARITKGQRVLVIGGGGTVGFAAVQLAVAAGCHVSTTCGDESIDRLLAAGAEQAIDYTSEDVEVAIKGHFDAALDTIGVEETERVAISLLKRGGHYMTLQGEAASLTDRYGVAVGLPLATAILLKKQMEYRYRHGIEYWWTFMRADSEGLHEIRKLSERGKLKIPVEKILPITKVREAHEDKDRRKVIGKVVLEVD; translated from the exons ATGATGCGATTCCACCATGGGTTGAAGTGTTTAACCAGTGATGTGGCAATTGGTTGGAATAagaataacaagttgagatgcATCGTTACCACTTGTAGAGCGGTGGTGCTGCCGCGCTTCGGCGGTGCGGACGTCATGGAGATTCGTGATGATGTCAGTGTTCCCTCTCTTAAACCTAATGAGGTCCTTGTTCGTGCTCGTGCTGTCTCTGTCAATCCTCTTGATACTAGa ATGCGAGCCGGTTACGGTCGTTCAATATTTAAACCTCTTTTGCCATTAATCTTGGGTCGTGATGTAAGTGGTGAAGTTGCTGATGTTGGAAGTTCTGTCAAGTCACTTTGTGTTGGCCAGGAAGTATTTGGTGCACTTCATCCAACTGCTGTGAGGGGTACTTATGCGGACTATGTTATTCTTTCCGAAGATAAACTTGCTCCAAAACCATCATCAATTTCACATGTG GAAGCAAGTGCCATTCCTTTTGCTGCGTTGACCGCATGGCGTGCTTTAAAGAGTACTGCCAGAATAACAAAAGG GCAAAGGGTACTGGTGATAGGTGGAGGAGGAACTGTAGGTTTTGCTGCAGTTCAGCTTGCTGTGGCTGCAGGCTGTCATGTGTCAACTACATGTGGTGATGAAAGTATTGATCGGCTTTTGGCAGCTGGTGCTGAGCAGGCTATTGATTATACTTCTGAG GATGTTGAAGTAGCTATTAAAGGGCATTTTGATGCGGCTTTGGACACAATTGGTGTGGAAGAGACGGAAAGAGTAGCAATAAGTCTCTTAAAGAGAGGTGGACACTATATGACACTGCAG GGAGAGGCTGCTTCATTGACTGATAGGTATGGAGTAGCTGTCGGCCTTCCTCTGGCTACAGCTATATTACTGAAGAAACAGATGGAATATCGATACCGCCATGGAATAG AATATTGGTGGACATTTATGCGAGCTGATTCGGAAGGTTTACATGAGATTCGGAAATTGTCCGAGAGGGGAAAGTTGAAGATTCCTGTGGAAAAAATCTTGCCAATTACAAAAGTGAGAGAAGCCCACGAAGACAAAGATAGGAGAAAAGTTATTGGTAAAGTTGTGCTAGAAGTTGACTGA